GGTGTCCGCCTGCTCGGCATCGGTACGCTGCTCGGCCTGGTGGTCCAGGCCCTGGCCATGATCCCGTACCTCCGGGAAGCAGGGTTCCGATTCCGTCCCCGCTTCGACTGGAAGGGGCACGGGCTCGGCAAGACGGTCAGGCTCGCCAAGTGGACGGTGCTCTTCGTCCTGGCCAACCAGGCGGGCGTCATCGTCGTCACGCAGCTGGCGACCGCGGCCGGCAAGCTGTCGGGCAAGGACGGCACAGGCTTCCTCGCCTACTCCAATGCCCAGCTGATCTGGGGTATGCCTCAGGCCATCATCACCGTCTCGGTGATGGCTGCCCTGCTTCCTCGCATCTCCCGCGCCGCCCATGACAACGACCCCGGAGCGGTCCGGGACGACATCTCGCAAGGTCTGCGCAACTCGGCGGTGGCCATCGTCCCGGTGGCCTTCACCTTCCTCGCGCTCGGGTTGCCGATGTGCACCCTGCTCTACGCCTCCAGCGGCACCGAGGCGGCACGGTCGATGGGCTTCATCCTGATGGCGTTCGGCCTCGGCCTCATCCCGTACTCCGTGCAGTACGTCGTGCTGCGTGGCTTCTACGCGTACGAGGACACCCGTACCCCCTTCTACAACACGGTCATCGTCGCAGCGGTCAACGCGGCGGTCTCCGCCCTCTGCTACGTGATTCTTCCGGCCCAGTGGGCAGTCGTGGGAATGGCAGGGGCCTACGGGCTGGCGTACGCGGTGGGCGTCGGCATCGCATGGCGACGGCTGAGCAGCCGGCTCGGCGGTGACCTCGACGGTGCCCGTGTGGTGCGCACCTACGCCCGTCTCTGCCTGGCCGCGATCCCCGCGGCCGTGGTCGGCGGCGGCGTGGGCTTCGCTCTCCTGAAGGCCCTCGGTGACGGAGCCGGCGGGTCTGTGGTGGCACTGGTCTGTGGCAGCGTCGTCCTGATGGGTGTCTTCTTCGTCGCGGCGAAGAAGATGCGTATCGAAGAACTCAACGGAATGGTCGGCATGGTCCGAGGGCGCCTCGGACGCTGATACACGCGCCGAGCCGCACAACCATCGCTGGACACCGCGTGTCGTGCATAGCGCCGGAGTGTGGGCACAATTGGCGTGACTGTGCAGAGCTGGCTGGCATCGCGCAACGGATGGGGAGGCAGGGAACGACGGTGGCGGAACGTAGCACGGCTGCTGTCGACGTGGCCGACAACAGCGGCGACGAGCCGCTGACCGCCAAGGCGGACGCGGCCACGACCGACGGGACGGCACAAGCCGAGGACGCAGAGGGCGCAAGCTCGAAGGACGCGCAGAGCGGGCAGGACGGCTCTGACGCCGTGCCGGCGTCCCCTGATCTGCACAGCGGTCACAAACTGGCCAAACGCTATCGGCTCGAGGAGTGCGTCACCCGGCTGGACGGATTCAGCAGCTGGCGTGCCGTCGACGAGAAGCTCAGGCGCGCGGTGGGTGTTCATCTGCTGACCGCCGACCATCCGCGCGCCCGCTCCGTGCTGGCGGCGGCCCGCTCCTCCGCACTGCTCGGGGACCCGCGCTTCGTGCAGGTCCTGGACGCCGTGGAGGAGGGCGACCTCGTCTACGTCGTCCACGAATGGCTCCCCGACGCCACCGAGCTCACAGCGCTGCTGGCGGCCGGACCTCTGGATGCGCACGACGCCTACCAGCTCGTGAGCCAGATCTCCCAGGCCATGGCTGCCGCACACCGCGAGGGGCTCGCACATCTGCGACTCACTCCGGGCGCCGTGCTGCGCAGCTCGACGGGCCAGTACAGGATCCGTGGTCTGGCCGTGAACGCCGCGCTCCGCGGTATCACCGCCGATCAGCCCCTCCGGGCGGACACCGAGGCGATCGGTGCCCTCCTCTACGCCGCCCTGACCCGGCGCTGGCCCTACGAGAGCGACGCCTACGGCCTTTCCGGGCTCCCCAAGGACCTCGGTCTCATTCCTCCCGACCAGGTGCGGGCGGGCGTCCACCGGGGCCTGTCCGAGCTCGCCATGCGCGCGCTCGCCAACGACGGCGCTACCGCGTCACGGCAGGAACAGCCGTGCACCACCCCGGACGAGCTGGCGAAGGCCGTCGCGGCCATGC
The DNA window shown above is from Streptomyces sp. Alt3 and carries:
- a CDS encoding serine/threonine protein kinase, which gives rise to MAERSTAAVDVADNSGDEPLTAKADAATTDGTAQAEDAEGASSKDAQSGQDGSDAVPASPDLHSGHKLAKRYRLEECVTRLDGFSSWRAVDEKLRRAVGVHLLTADHPRARSVLAAARSSALLGDPRFVQVLDAVEEGDLVYVVHEWLPDATELTALLAAGPLDAHDAYQLVSQISQAMAAAHREGLAHLRLTPGAVLRSSTGQYRIRGLAVNAALRGITADQPLRADTEAIGALLYAALTRRWPYESDAYGLSGLPKDLGLIPPDQVRAGVHRGLSELAMRALANDGATASRQEQPCTTPDELAKAVAAMPRILPPEPTFTAPPEYQRTTYQQGTYGRPSARPASATQPVIVPPPPLQSRTGKALKWAVSALLIAALGLGSWQLAETVLNREKDSGEPTPTQTTDNGGVDNKASEPSKPVTIVGAQDYDPLGDGSEKPGSTKNVYDGDTSSFWTTDGYYSADFGRLKEGVGVVLDLGKVQQVGNVEVSFLGGNTSVELRTTEDSSFPQLPGGFTKAASGSGTKVSLKPVKPVQARYLLVWLTELPLSDDGNYRGKISDIKVTS